Genomic segment of Variovorax sp. OAS795:
ACGCAATTTCCTCAGCGGCGCGGGTGCCATCACGGGCGCCCTGGCCGCCACGAGCGTGAGCAAGGTGGCGATGGCCGCATTGCCCGAGCCCGCCATCCAGACCACGCCCGACACCATGCCGCCGCTCGAGCCAACCGTCGGGCGGCCCTACGACCCGGTGGTCACGCTCAACGGCTGGACCCTGCCCTGGCGCATGAACAACGGCGTGAAGGAGTTCCACCTGGTCGCCGAGCCCGTGGTGCGCGAAATGGCCCCCGGCTTCAAGGCCAACCTATGGGGCTACAACGGCCAGTCGCCGGGCCCGACCATCGAAGTGGTGGAAGGCGACAGGGTGCGGATCTTCGTAACCAACAAGCTCCCCGAACACACCAGCGTGCACTGGCACGGCCAGCGCCTGCCCAACGGAATGGACGGCGTCTCCGGCCTCACGCAGGCGCCCATCAAGCCGGGCAAGACTTTCGTCTACGAGTTTGTCGCGCGCCGGCCCGGCACCTTCATGTACCACCCGCATGCCGACGAAATGACGCAGATGGCCATGGGCATGATGGGCTTCTGGGTCACGCATCCCAAGGCCGCGCATCCGCTGATCGACAAGGTCGATCGCGACTTCGTCTTTCTGCTCAACGCCTACGACGTGGAGCCCGGAAGCGCCACCCCCAGGATCATGACCATGCTGGACTTCAATCTCTGGTCGTGGAACAGCCGCATCTTCCCCGGCATCGATTCGCTCAACGTGAGGCTGAACGACAAGGTGCGCATCCGCATCGGCAACCTCACGATGACGAACCACCCGATGCATCTGCACGGGCATGAATTTGTCGTCACCGGCACCGACGGCGGGCCCATGCCCCGGAGCACGCGCCACCCCGAGGTGACCACCGACGTGGCGGTGGGCCAGATGCGCCAGCTGGAGTTCGTCGCCGACGAGGAGGGCGACTGGGCCTTTCATTGCCACAAGAGCCATCACACGATGAACGCAATGGGCCACGACGTGCCGACGCTGATCGGCCTGGACCACAAGGACATGGTCAGGCAGATCACGAACCTGGTGCCCGACTACATGGTGATGGGCGAGCGCGGCATGGCCGACATGGGCGAGATGGAGATGCCCATACCTGACAACACCGCGCGAATGATGAGCGGCGAAGGGCCGTTCGGCTCGGTCGAGATGGGCGGCATGTTCAGCGTGGTGAAAGTGCGCAAGCACCAGAAGCCCGGGGACTATTCGAACCCCGGCTGGTTCCGGCACCCGAAGGGCACCATGGCCCACGAGCTCGATGGGCCGCCGCCCGAGGCTGCGCGCCAGCGCGAGG
This window contains:
- a CDS encoding copper oxidase, which translates into the protein MTNRRNFLSGAGAITGALAATSVSKVAMAALPEPAIQTTPDTMPPLEPTVGRPYDPVVTLNGWTLPWRMNNGVKEFHLVAEPVVREMAPGFKANLWGYNGQSPGPTIEVVEGDRVRIFVTNKLPEHTSVHWHGQRLPNGMDGVSGLTQAPIKPGKTFVYEFVARRPGTFMYHPHADEMTQMAMGMMGFWVTHPKAAHPLIDKVDRDFVFLLNAYDVEPGSATPRIMTMLDFNLWSWNSRIFPGIDSLNVRLNDKVRIRIGNLTMTNHPMHLHGHEFVVTGTDGGPMPRSTRHPEVTTDVAVGQMRQLEFVADEEGDWAFHCHKSHHTMNAMGHDVPTLIGLDHKDMVRQITNLVPDYMVMGERGMADMGEMEMPIPDNTARMMSGEGPFGSVEMGGMFSVVKVRKHQKPGDYSNPGWFRHPKGTMAHELDGPPPEAARQREAGAATMPARNMPARNIEVQIRKPGSGHAGH